The proteins below are encoded in one region of Dama dama isolate Ldn47 chromosome 21, ASM3311817v1, whole genome shotgun sequence:
- the PEX2 gene encoding peroxisome biogenesis factor 2 isoform X1 produces the protein MVAERENCIRVRSVRASADLWTITKQQRDLQKGMASRDENAERTNRVLRISQLDALELNKALEQLIWSQFTQCFHGFKPGLLARFEPEVKAFLWLFLWRFTIYSKNATVGQSVLNIQYQNDLSPNLSYQPPSRNQKLWYALCTIGGKWLEERCYDLFRNRHIASFRKAKQCVNLVVGLLKLGRLINFLIFLQRGKFATLTERLLGIRSVFHKPQSVREVGFEYMNRELLWHGFAEFLIFLLPLVNVQKLRAKLSSWCVPLTGAPGSDSTLATSGRQCSLCGEWPTMPHTIGCEHVFCYYCVKSSFLFDMSFTCPKCGTEVHSLQPLKSGIEMAEVSVP, from the exons ATGgtagcagaaagagaaaactgcATCAGGGTGAGATCTGTAAGAGCCTCTGCAGATCTATGGACGATAACCAAGCAACAAAG AGACCTTCAGAAAGGCATGGCTTCCAGAGACGAGAATGCAGAGCGGACAAACAGAGTGCTAAGAATCAGCCAGTTGGATGCGCTTGAACTAAACAAGGCCCTGGAGCAGCTCATTTGGTCCCAGTTTACTCAGTGCTTTCATGGATTTAAGCCAGGGCTGTTAGCCCGCTTTGAACCAGAGGTGAAAGCATTCTTGTGGCTTTTCTTGTGGAGATTCACCATCTACTCTAAAAATGCCACAGTGGGACAGTCAGTGTTGAATATTCAGTACCAGAACGATCTATCCCCAAACCTGAGCTACCAGCCACCGAGCAGAAACCAGAAGCTGTGGTATGCTCTCTGCACTATTGGTGGCAAGTGGTTAGAAGAGCGATGCTACGATTTGTTTCGGAACCGTCACATCGCATCCTTCAGGAAAGCCAAGCAGTGTGTGAATCTGGTGGTCGGACTTCTGAAGTTAGGCAGGTTGATTAATTTCTTGATCTTCCTCCAAAGGGGCAAGTTTGCAACTTTGACCGAACGCCTGCTGGGCATCCGTTCTGTCTTTCACAAGCCCCAAAGTGTCCGAGAAGTGGGCTTTGAGTATATGAATAGGGAACTCCTCTGGCACGGCTTTGCCGAGTTTCtgatttttctcctccccctcgTCAATGTCCAGAAGTTGAGAGCCAAGCTCTCTTCTTGGTGTGTCCCGCTGACCGGAGCCCCAGGCAGCGACAGCACGCTGGCAACCAGTGGCAGACAGTGTTCTCTGTGTGGGGAGTGGCCCACCATGCCTCACACCATTGGCTGCGAGCATGTCTTCTGTTACTACTGCGTGAAGAGTAGCTTCTTATTTGACATGTCCTTCACTTGTCCTAAGTGTGGCACAGAAGTCCATAGCCTCCAACCCTTAAAATCGGGCATCGAGATGGCAGAAGTCAGTGTCCCATAG
- the PEX2 gene encoding peroxisome biogenesis factor 2 isoform X2: MASRDENAERTNRVLRISQLDALELNKALEQLIWSQFTQCFHGFKPGLLARFEPEVKAFLWLFLWRFTIYSKNATVGQSVLNIQYQNDLSPNLSYQPPSRNQKLWYALCTIGGKWLEERCYDLFRNRHIASFRKAKQCVNLVVGLLKLGRLINFLIFLQRGKFATLTERLLGIRSVFHKPQSVREVGFEYMNRELLWHGFAEFLIFLLPLVNVQKLRAKLSSWCVPLTGAPGSDSTLATSGRQCSLCGEWPTMPHTIGCEHVFCYYCVKSSFLFDMSFTCPKCGTEVHSLQPLKSGIEMAEVSVP; this comes from the coding sequence ATGGCTTCCAGAGACGAGAATGCAGAGCGGACAAACAGAGTGCTAAGAATCAGCCAGTTGGATGCGCTTGAACTAAACAAGGCCCTGGAGCAGCTCATTTGGTCCCAGTTTACTCAGTGCTTTCATGGATTTAAGCCAGGGCTGTTAGCCCGCTTTGAACCAGAGGTGAAAGCATTCTTGTGGCTTTTCTTGTGGAGATTCACCATCTACTCTAAAAATGCCACAGTGGGACAGTCAGTGTTGAATATTCAGTACCAGAACGATCTATCCCCAAACCTGAGCTACCAGCCACCGAGCAGAAACCAGAAGCTGTGGTATGCTCTCTGCACTATTGGTGGCAAGTGGTTAGAAGAGCGATGCTACGATTTGTTTCGGAACCGTCACATCGCATCCTTCAGGAAAGCCAAGCAGTGTGTGAATCTGGTGGTCGGACTTCTGAAGTTAGGCAGGTTGATTAATTTCTTGATCTTCCTCCAAAGGGGCAAGTTTGCAACTTTGACCGAACGCCTGCTGGGCATCCGTTCTGTCTTTCACAAGCCCCAAAGTGTCCGAGAAGTGGGCTTTGAGTATATGAATAGGGAACTCCTCTGGCACGGCTTTGCCGAGTTTCtgatttttctcctccccctcgTCAATGTCCAGAAGTTGAGAGCCAAGCTCTCTTCTTGGTGTGTCCCGCTGACCGGAGCCCCAGGCAGCGACAGCACGCTGGCAACCAGTGGCAGACAGTGTTCTCTGTGTGGGGAGTGGCCCACCATGCCTCACACCATTGGCTGCGAGCATGTCTTCTGTTACTACTGCGTGAAGAGTAGCTTCTTATTTGACATGTCCTTCACTTGTCCTAAGTGTGGCACAGAAGTCCATAGCCTCCAACCCTTAAAATCGGGCATCGAGATGGCAGAAGTCAGTGTCCCATAG